The Elephas maximus indicus isolate mEleMax1 chromosome 19, mEleMax1 primary haplotype, whole genome shotgun sequence genome contains a region encoding:
- the CHD3 gene encoding chromodomain-helicase-DNA-binding protein 3 isoform X6 translates to MASPLRDEEEEEEEMVVSEEEEEEEEEGDEEEEEVEAADEDDEEYDDERVLGRGPDHDRGRDRHNPPGCHLFPPPPPPPPLPPPPPPPPPDKDDIRLLPSALGVKKRKRGPKKQKENKPGKPRKRKKLDSEEEFGSERDEYREKSESGGSEYGTGPGRKRRRKHREKKEKKTKRRKKGEGDGGQKQVEQKSSATLLLTWGLEDVEHVFSEEDYHTLTNYKAFSQFMRPLIAKKNPKIPMSKMMTILGAKWREFSANNPFKGSAAAVAAAAAAAAAAVAEQVSAAVSSATPIAPSGPPALPPPPAADTQPPPIRRAKTKEGKGPGHKRRSKSPRVPDGRKKLRGKKMAPLKIKLGLLGGKKKKGGSYVLQSDEGPEPEAEESDLDSGSVHSASGRPDGPVRTKRLKRGRPGRKKKKVLGCPAVAGEEEVDGYETDHQDYCEVCQQGGEIILCDTCPRAYHLVCLDPELDRAPEGKWSCPHCEKEGVQWEAKEEEEEYEEEGEEEGEKEEEDDHMEYCRVCKDGGELLCCDACISSYHIHCLNPPLPDIPNGEWLCPRCTCPVLKGRVQKILHWRWGEPPVSVPAPQQADGSPDAPAPRPLQGRSEREFFVKWVGLSYWHCSWAKELQLEIFHLVMYRNYQRKNDMDEPPPLDYGSGEDDGKSDKRKVKDPHYAEMEEKYYRFGIKPEWMTVHRIINHSVDKKGNYHYLVKWRDLPYDQSTWEEDEMNIPEYEDHKQSYWRHRELIMGEDPAQPRKYKKKKKEVQTDGPPSSPTNDPTVKYETQPRFITATGGTLHMYQLEGLNWLRFSWAQGTDTILADEMGLGKTIQTIVFLYSLYKEGHTKGPFLVSAPLSTIINWEREFQMWAPKFYVVTYTGDKDSRAIIRENEFSFEDNAIKGGKKAFKMKREAQVKFHVLLTSYELITIDQAALGSIRWACLVVDEAHRLKNNQSKFFRVLNGYKIDHKLLLTGTPLQNNLEELFHLLNFLTPERFNNLEGFLEEFADISKEDQIKKLHDLLGPHMLRRLKADVFKNMPAKTELIVRVELSPMQKKYYKYILTRNFEALNSRGGGNQVSLLNIMMDLKKCCNHPYLFPVAAMESPKLPSGAYEGGALIKASGKLMLLQKMLRKLKEQGHRVLIFSQMTKMLDLLEDFLDYEGYKYERIDGGITGALRQEAIDRFNAPGAQQFCFLLSTRAGGLGINLATADTVIIFDSDWNPHNDIQAFSRAHRIGQANKVMIYRFVTRASVEERITQVAKRKMMLTHLVVRPGLGSKAGSMSKQELDDILKFGTEELFKDENEGENKEEDSSVIHYDNEAIARLLDRNQDATEDTDVQNMNEYLSSFKVAQYVVREEDKIEEIEREIIKQEENVDPDYWEKLLRHHYEQQQEDLARNLGKGKRVRKQVNYNDAAQEDQDNQSEYSVGSEEEDEDFDERPEGRRQSKRQLRNEKDKPLPPLLARVGGNIEVLGFNTRQRKAFLNAVMRWGMPPQDAFTTQWLVRDLRGKTEKEFKAYVSLFMRHLCEPGADGSETFADGVPREGLSRQQVLTRIGVMSLVKKKVQEFEHINGRWSMPELMPEPSADSKRSSRASSPTKTSPTTPEASATNSPCTSKPATPAPSEKGDGIRTPLEKDEAENQEEKPEKDSKTGEKMETEPDAPSPAPSLGERLDPRKIPLEDEVPGVPGELEIEPGYRGGREKSATELTPGERGEEKPLDGQEHRERPEGETGDFSKRAEDVKGDRELRPGPPRDEPRSNGRREEKAEKPRFMFNIADGGFTELHTLWQNEERAAISSGKLNEIWHRRHDYWLLAGIVLHGYARWQDIQNDAQFAIINEPFKTEANKGNFLEMKNKFLARRFKLLEQALVIEEQLRRAAYLNLSQEPAHPAMALHARFAEAECLAESHQHLSKESLAGNKPANAVLHKVLNQLEELLSDMKADVTRLPATLSRIPPIAARLQMSERSILSRLASKGTEPHPTPAFPPGPYATPPGYGVAFSAAPVGALAAAGANYSQMPAGSFITAATNGPPVLVKKEKEMVGAVVSDGLDRKEPRAGEVICIDD, encoded by the exons ATGGCTTCCCCTCTGAGGgacgaagaggaggaggaggaggagatggtggtgtcggaggaggaagaagaggaagaagaagagggcgacgaggaggaggaggaggtggaggcgGCCGACGAGGACGATGAGGAGTACGACGACGAGAGAGTACTCGGGCGCGGGCCGGACCACGACCGGGGCCGCGACCGCCACAACCCCCCCGGCTGCCACCTcttcccgccgccgccgccaccgccgccgctgcccccgccgccgccgcccccgcctCCAG ATAAGGATGACATTCGGCTACTGCCTTCAGCATTGGGTGTGAAGAAAAGAAAACGAGGACCCAAAAAACAGAAGGAGAACAAGCCAGGAAAACCCCGAAAACGCAAGAAGCTT GACAGTGAGGAAGAATTTGGCTCTGAGCGAGATGAATACCGGGAGAAGTCAGAGAGTGGGGGCAGTGAATATGGAACCGGACCAGGTCGGAAGCGGAGACGGAAGCAccgagaaaaaaaggagaagaagacaAAGCGGCGGAAAAAAGGGGAGGGAGACGGGGGACAAAAG CAGGTAGAACAGAAGTCATCAGCTACTCTGCTTCTGACCTGGGGCCTGGAGGATGTGGAGCATGTGTTCTCTGAGGAGGATTACCACACGCTCACCAACTACAAAGCCTTTAGCCAGTTCATGAG GCCTCTAATTGCTAAGAAGAATCCTAAGATCCCAATGTCTAAAATGATGACCATCCTTGGGGCCAAGTGGAGAGAGTTCAGCGCCAACAACCCCTTCAAGGGGTCAGCAGCTgctgtggcggcggcggcggcggcggcggcagcagctgTAGCTGAGCAGGTGTCAGCTGCTGTCTCATCGGCCACCCCCATAGCACCTTCCGGACCCCCTGCCCTTCCACCACCCCCTGCTGCTGATACCCAGCCCCCACCCATCCGaagagccaaaaccaaagaggGCAAAG GTCCAGGCCATAAGAGGCGGAGTAAGAGCCCCCGAGTGCCTGACGGACGGAAGAAGCTCCGGGGAAAGAAGatggcaccactcaaaattaAACTAGGGCTGCTGGGTGGCAAGAAGAAGAAGGGAGGCTCG TATGTTTTGCAGAGTGATGAGGGCCCCGAGCCAGAGGCTGAGGAGTCAGACCTGGATAGTGGCAGTGTCCACAGTGCCTCAGGTCGACCCGATGGGCCTGTTCGCACCAAGAGACTAAAGAGAGGCCGGccaggaaggaagaagaagaagg TCCTGGGCTGTCCTGCAGTGGCCGGGGAGGAGGAGGTTGATGGCTACGAGACGGATCACCAGGATTACTGTGAGGTGTGCCAGCAGGGTGGGGAAATTATTCTGTGCGACACCTGCCCTCGTGCCTACCACCTCGTCTGCCTTGATCCTGAACTTGACCGGGCTCCTGAGGGCAAATGGAGCTGCCCTCACTGT GAGAAGGAGGGAGTACAGTGGGAGgccaaggaggaggaagaagaatatgaagaggagggagaggaagaaggggagaaggaggaggaggatgatCACATGGAGTACTGCCGTGTGTGCAAGGATGGGGGGGAGCTCCTCTGCTGTGACGCCTGCATCTCCTCCTACCACATCCATTGTCTAAACCCTCCCCTGCCTGACATCCCCAACGGGGAATGGCTATGTCCCCGATGCACA TGCCCTGTGCTGAAGGGCCGTGTGCAGAAGATTCTGCATTGGCGGTGGGGGGAGCCACCTGTGTCAGTGCCAGCCCCTCAGCAGGCAGATGGGAGTCCAGATGCCCCAGCCCCTCGCCCTCTTCAAGGCAGATCAGAGCGAGAATTCTTTGTCAAGTGGGTAGGCCTGTCCTACTGGCATTGCTCCTGGGCCAAGGAGCTTCAG CTGGAAATCTTCCACTTGGTAATGTATCGAAACTACCAACGGAAGAATGACATGGATGAGCCCCCACCCCTGGATTATGGCTCTGGCGAGGATGACGGGAAGAGTGACAAGCGCAAGGTGAAAGATCCACACTACGCCGAGATGGAGGAGAAGTACTATCGCTTTGGAATCAAGCCAGAGTGGATGACCGTCCACCGCATCATCAACCACAG TGTGGATAAAAAGGGTAATTACCACTATTTAGTGAAATGGAGGGACTTGCCATATGACCAGTCCACATGGGAGGAAGATGAAATGAACATCCCTGAATATGAAGACCATAAACAAAGCTACTGGAGACATCG AGAACTAATTATGGGGGAGGATCCTGCCCAGCCCCGCAAgtataagaagaagaagaaggaggtgCAGACTGATGGGCCTCCCAGTTCTCCTACTAACGAT CCTACAGTGAAATATGAGACCCAGCCACGGTTTATCACAGCtaccggtggcacactgcatatgTATCAGCTGGAAGGGCTGAACTGGCTACGCTTCTCATGGGCCCAGGGCACTGACACCATTCTGGCTGATGAAATGGGGCTGGGCAAGACCATACAAACCATCGTCTTCCTCTACTCACTCTATAAGGAG GGCCACACAAAAGGTCCCTTCCTGGTGAGTGCCCCCCTCTCTACCATCATTAACTGGGAGCGGGAGTTCCAAATGTGGGCACCTAAGTTTTATGTGGTGACATACACGGGTGACAAGGACAGCCGGGCCATCATTCGTGAGAATGAGTTTTCCTTTGAGGACAACGCCATCAAAGGTGGCAAGAAAGCTTTTAAGATGAAG AGGGAGGCACAGGTGAAGTTCCATGTTCTCCTGACTTCATATGAGCTGATAACCATTGATCAGGCAGCACTGGGCTCCATCCGCTGGGCCTGCCTCGTGGTGGACGAGGCCCATCGGCTCAAGAACAACCAGTCCAAG TTTTTCAGGGTCCTCAATGGCTATAAGATAGATCATAAGTTACTGCTGACAGGGACCCCTCTGCAGAATAACCTGGAGGAGCTCTTCCATCTGCTGAACTTCCTGACCCCCGAGAGGTTTAA CAACCTAGAGGGCTTCTTGGAGGAATTTGCTGACATATCCAAAGAGGACCAGATTAAGAAGCTGCATGATTTGTTGGGGCCACACATGCTACGGAGGCTCAAGGCTGACGTCTTTAAGAACATGCCAGCCAAGACAGAGCTCATTGTTCGAGTGGAGCTGAGCCCTATGCAGAA GAAATACTACAAGTACATCCTGACTCGAAATTTTGAGGCCTTGAATTCACGAGGTGGTGGGAACCAAGTGTCGCTGCTCAACATCATGATGGATCTCAAGAAGTGCTGTAACCACCCGTACCTCTTTCCTGTGGCTGCTATG GAGTCCCCAAAACTCCCCAGTGGGGCTTATGAGGGTGGGGCACTAATTAAGGCGTCTGGGAAGCTTATGTTGCTGCAGAAGATGTTGCGGAAGCTGAAGGAGCAAGGACACAGAGTGCTTATTTTCTCGCAG ATGACCAAAATGTTAGACTTGCTGGAGGACTTCTTAGACTACGAAGGCTACAAGTACGAGCGCATTGATGGTGGCATCACTGGTGCACTGAGGCAGGAGGCCATCGATCGGTTCAACG CTCCTGGGGCCCAACAATTCTGCTTCCTCCTGTCCACCCGAGCGGGGGGCCTGGGCATCAATCTGGCCACTGCTGACACTGTCATCATCTTCGATTCTGACTGGAACCCTCATAATGACATCCAG GCCTTCAGCAGGGCTCATCGGATCGGCCAGGCCAACAAAGTGATGATTTACCGGTTTGTGACCCGCGCGTCAGTGGAAGAGCGAATCACACAGGTGGCCAAGAGAAAGATGATGCTGACGCACCTGGTGGTGCGGCCTGGACTAGGCTCCAAGGCAGGCTCCATGTCCAAGCAGGAGCTGGATGACATCCTCAAATTTGGCACCGAGGAGCTGTTCAAGGATGAAAACGAGG GAGAGAACAAGGAGGAGGACAGCAGTGTGATCCACTATGACAATGAGGCCATCGCTAGGCTCTTGGACCGGAACCAGGATGCAACTGAAGACACCGATGTGCAGAACATGAATGAGTATCTCAGCTCCTTCAAGGTGGCACAGTATGTTGTGCGGGAAGAAGACAAG ATTGAGGAAATCGAGCGAGAAATCATCAAGCAGGAGGAGAATGTGGATCCTGACTATTGGGAGAAGCTGCTGAGGCATCACTATGAGCAGCAGCAGGAGGACCTGGCTCGGAATCTCGGCAAGGGCAAGCGTGTTCGGAAGCAAGTTAACTATAACGATGCTGCTCAGGAGGACCAAG ATAACCAGTCAGAATACTCAGTGGGATCAGAGGAGGAGGATGAAGACTTTGACGAACGTCCTGAAG GGCGTCGTCAGTCAAAGAGGCAGCTCCGAAATGAAAAGGATAAGCCACTTCCTCCGCTGCTGGCTCGAGTTGGGGGCAACATTGAG GTGTTGGGGTTCAACACGCGTCAGCGGAAGGCTTTCCTGAATGCTGTGATGCGCTGGGGGATGCCACCTCAGGATGCCTTCACCACTCAGTGGCTGGTGCGGGACCTGAGGGGCAAGACTGAAAAGGAGTTTAA GGCCTATGTGTCACTGTTCATGCGCCATCTCTGTGAACCTGGGGCAGATGGCTCTGAAACCTTTGCCGATGGAGTCCCTCGGGAGGGACTGAGTCGTCAGCAAGTGTTGACCCGCATTGGAGTCATGTCTCTGGTCAAGAAGAAG GTACAGGAGTTTGAGCACATCAATGGGCGCTGGTCAATGCCAGAGCTGATGCCTGAGCCCAGTGCCGACTCAAAACGCTCGTCTAGAGCCTCCTCTCCAACCAAAACATCCCCTACCACTCCTGAGGCTTCCGCTACAAACAGTCCTTGCACCTCTAAACCTG CTACTCCAGCTCCAAGTGAGAAAGGAGATGGGATAAGGACACCTCTTGAGAAGGACGAAGCCGAAAACCAGGAGGAGAAGCCAGAGAAGGATAGCAAAACTGGGGAGAAGATGGAGACAGAG CCTGatgcccccagcccagccccttcGCTTGGGGAGAGGCTGGACCCAAGGAAGATTCCTCTAGAAGATGAGGTGCCAGGGGTACCTGGAGAGTTGGAGATTGAACCTGGGTACCGGGGGGGCAGAGAGAAATCAG CCACGGAGTTGACGCcaggagagaggggagaggagaagcCGTTGGATGGACAAGAGCACAGGGAGAGGCCGGAGGGGGAAACAGGGGATTTTAGCAAGAGAG CAGAAGATGTAAAAGGGGACCGGGAGCTTCGACCAGGACCTCCTCGAGATGAGCCACGGTCCAATGGGCGACGTGAGGAGAAGGCAGAGAAGCCACGGTTCATGTTTAACATCGCAGATGGTGGTTTCACAG AGCTTCACACGCTGTGGCAGAATGAGGAACGGGCAGCTATTTCCTCTGGGAAACTCAATGAGATCTGGCACCGAAGACATGACTATTGGCTTCTGGCTGGGATTGTCCT CCATGGTTATGCACGGTggcaggacatccagaatgaTGCTCAGTTTGCCATTATCAATGAGCCATTTAAAACCGAAGCCAATAAAGGGAACTTTCTGGAGATGAAAAATAAGTTCCTGGCCCGGAGGTTCAAG CTCCTGGAGCAGGCGCTGGTGATCGAGGAGCAGCTGCGGCGGGCGGCCTACCTGAACCTGTCACAGGAGCCGGCGCACCCCGCCATGGCCCTCCACGCCCGCTTCGCCGAGGCCGAGTGCCTGGCCGAGAGCCACCAGCACCTCTCCAAGGAGTCGCTGGCGGGGAACAAGCCGGCCAACGCCGTCCTGCACAAGG TTCTGAACCAGCTGGAGGAGTTGCTGAGCGACATGAAGGCGGACGTGACCCGCCTGCCAGCCACGTTGTCCCGAATACCCCCCATCGCAGCCCGCCTTCAGATGTCCGAGCGCAGCATCCTCAGCCGGCTGGCCAGCAAGGGCACAGAGCCTCACCCCACACCG gccttccctccgggTCCGTACGCTACACCTCCGGGGTACGGGGTAGCCTTCAGCGCCGCACCCGTAGGGGCCCTGGCCGCCGCAGGCGCCAATTACAGCCAGATGCCGGCAGGGTCCTTCATCACAG CCGCCACCAACGGCCCTCCAGTGCTggtgaagaaggagaaggaaatggtGGGGGCAGTGGTGTCAGACGGGCTGGATCGGAAGGAGCCCCGAGCCGGGGAGGTGATCTGTATAGACGACTGA